In Canis lupus dingo isolate Sandy chromosome 25, ASM325472v2, whole genome shotgun sequence, one genomic interval encodes:
- the ATP6V1B2 gene encoding V-type proton ATPase subunit B, brain isoform, with the protein MALRAMRGIVNGAAPELPVPTSGPVAGSREQALAVSRNYLSQPRLTYKTVSGVNGPLVILDHVKFPRYAEIVHLTLPDGTKRSGQVLEVSGSKAVVQVFEGTSGIDAKKTSCEFTGDILRTPVSEDMLGRVFNGSGKPIDRGPVVLAEDFLDIMGQPINPQCRIYPEEMIQTGISAIDGMNSIARGQKIPIFSAAGLPHNEIAAQICRQAGLVKKSKDVVDYSEENFAIVFAAMGVNMETARFFKSDFEENGSMDNVCLFLNLANDPTIERIITPRLALTTAEFLAYQCEKHVLVILTDMSSYAEALREVSAAREEVPGRRGFPGYMYTDLSTIYERAGRVEGRNGSITQIPILTMPNDDITHPIPDLTGYITEGQIYVDRQLHNRQIYPPINVLPSLSRLMKSAIGEGMTRKDHADVSNQLYACYAIGKDVQAMKAVVGEEALTSDDLLYLEFLQKFERNFIAQGPYENRTVYETLDIGWQLLRIFPKEMLKRIPQSTLSEFYPRDSAKH; encoded by the exons cATACAAGACAGTATCAGGAGTCAATGGTCCACTAGTGATCTTAGATCATGTTAAG TTTCCCAGATATGCTGAGATTGTCCACTTGACATTACCAGATGGCACAAAGAGAAGTGGGCAAGTTCTAGAAGTTAGTGGTTCCAAAGCAGTGGTTCAG GTATTTGAGGGAACATCAGGTATAGATGCCAAGAAAACGTCCTGTGAGTTTACTGGGGATATTCTTCGAACACCAGTGTCTGAGGATATGCTTG GTCGGGTCTTCAATGGATCAGGAAAACCCATCGATAGAGGTCCTGTTGTACTGGCTGAAGACTTCCTTGACATCATGG GCCAGCCAATCAATCCTCAGTGTCGAATCTACCCAGAGGAGATGATTCAGACTGGCATTTCAGCCATAGATGGCATGAACAGTATTGCTCGGGGGCAGAAAATTCCAATCTTCTCTGCTGCTGGCTTACCACACAATGAG ATTGCAGCTCAGATCTGTCGCCAGGCTGGTTTGGTAAAGAAATCCAAAGATGTGGTGGACTACAGTGAGGAAAATTTTGCAATTGTATTTGCTGCTATGGGt GTAAACATGGAAACTGCCCGGTTCTTCAAATCTGACTTTGAAGAAAATGGCTCAATGGACAATGTCTgcctctttttgaacttggctaaTGACCCAAC TATTGAGCGAATTATCACTCCTCGCTTGGCTCTAACTACAGCTGAATTTCTGGCCTATCAATGTGAGAAACATGTATTGGTTATCCTAACAGATATGAGTTCTTATGCAGAAGCACTTCGAGAG GTTTCAGCAGCCAGGGAAGAGGTTCCTGGTCGACGAGGTTTCCCAGGTTACATGTATACAGATTTATCTACAATATATGAACGCGCTGGTCGAGTAGAAGGTAGAAATGGTTCCATTACTCAAATCCCTATTCTCACCATGCCAAATGATG ATATCACTCACCCCATCCCTGACCTGACTGGATATATTACCGAGGGGCAGATCTACGTGGACAGGCAACTACACAACAGACAG ATTTACCCACCTATTAATGTGCTGCCCTCGTTATCACGGTTAATGAAATCTGCTATTGGAGAAGGTATGACCAGAAAGGATCATGCCGATGTATCTAACCAGCTG tatgCTTGTTATGCTATTGGTAAGGATGTACAAGCCATGAAAGCCGTAGTTGGAGAAGAAGCCCTTACCTCAGATGATCTTCTTTACTTGGAATTTTTGCAGAAGTTTGAGCGGAACTTCATTGCTCAGG gtCCTTATGAAAACCGCACTGTCTATGAGACTTTGGACATTGGCTGGCAACTACTCCGAATCTTCCCCAAAGAAATGCTGAAGAGGATCCCTCAGAGCACGCTGAGTGAATTTTACCCTCGAGACTCTGCAAAGCATTAG